In the genome of Myxococcales bacterium, one region contains:
- a CDS encoding sel1 repeat family protein, whose translation MVFRPVSLIVVGFLLVLGSACATDYLFLASKSVEEKQYQNAVEFLKEGASKGDERCDYYPAVLMLSGKLDGERDPGAASELLHRAATAGHPDAQLKLGQLYDVGDGVDRDLAKAVEWYIKAAKAGLPAGQAQLGVLYEAGRGVAQ comes from the coding sequence ATGGTGTTCCGCCCTGTCTCCCTGATCGTAGTCGGGTTCCTGCTGGTTCTCGGGTCTGCTTGCGCAACGGACTATCTGTTTCTTGCCTCGAAGAGTGTCGAGGAGAAGCAGTACCAGAACGCCGTAGAGTTCCTGAAGGAAGGCGCAAGCAAAGGCGACGAGCGTTGCGATTACTATCCCGCAGTCCTGATGCTTTCCGGAAAGCTCGACGGCGAGCGCGATCCGGGAGCTGCAAGCGAATTGTTACACCGTGCGGCGACTGCAGGACATCCCGACGCACAGCTCAAACTTGGCCAACTCTATGATGTCGGAGATGGAGTTGACAGAGACCTGGCGAAAGCCGTCGAGTGGTACATCAAGGCGGCGAAAGCGGGGTTGCCCGCGGGTCAAGCGCAACTGGGTGTTCTGTACGAAGCGGGTAGAGGCGTCGCACAGG